The segment AGGTCAATCTTGGAAAATTATTAGTCCGGATTTAACAAGAAATGATCCTGAAAAACAAAAATCTTCTGGAGGACCAATCACACAAGATAATACATCTGTTGAATATTACTGTACGATTTTTGCGGCACAAGAATCCCCAATTACTGAAGGTTTACTTTGGGTTGGTAGTGATGACGGATTGATACATGTTACAAAAGATGGTGGGCAAAATTGGGAGAACGTGACCCCTAAGGGGATGCCTGAATGGATGATGATAAATAGCATTGAACCAAGTGCTTTTGATGCAGGAACTTGCTATGTGGCTGGGACAAAATACAAAACAGGAGACTTTAATCCTTATCTATATAAAACAACTGATTATGGTAAAACTTGGACGAAAATCACTAACGGCATTAATGCGGAACACTTTACTAGAGTCTTACGCGAAGATCCAAAACAAAAAGGATTGCTTTATGCAGGAACAGAAACAGGGATGTATATATCTTTTAATGACGGAAAGAACTGGAGCCCATTTCAACTGAACCTTCCAATTGTTCCAATAACCGATTTAGCGATTAAGGATAACAATCTTATCGTAGCTACACAAGGGAGAAGCCTTTGGATTATTGATGATTTAACGGTATTACATCAGTTATATGCATCCAATTCTGAAGGGGATAAACTTTTCAAACCAAAAGACACCTACCGGATGGATGGAGGATCTAGAAAAGGGAGTAAAACCAACGGTGTAAATCACCCGAGTGGTGTGATTACTTATTTCAATTTAAATAATTATGATGCTGAAAAAGATGAAGTGTCACTGACTTATTTTGATACTAAAGGTGACACTATAAAAACCTATTCCACTAAAAATAAAAAGAAAGACAAATTAGAGGTGAAAAAAGGGATGAACCAGTTTGTTTGGAATATGACTTATGATGGGGCTGAACGATTAGATGGAATGATCTTATGGTGGGCAAGTTTAAGTGGCCCTAAAGCAATTCCAGGAACCTATAAAGTACATTTAAATGTGAATGGAAATGCCAAACCACAATCGTTTAATATACTAGCAGACCCAAGGGCAGAAAGCAGCTTAGCTGACATGCAAAAACAATTTGACTTCATTAAAGATGTTAATAAGACAATGGATGATGCACACAAATCCATTAAGAAAATACGAAATATTAAAAAGCAACTGACCGCTTTTGAAACACAATACAAAGACAATGACAATGTAAAGGAGCTTCTTGAGAAATCAAAAACACTTAAAGAGGAGTTTACAAAAATTGAAGAGGCCTTATATCAAACTAAAAACCGAAGTGGCCAAGACCCGCTGAATTTCCCAATTCGATTGACGAATAAGTTAGGGCATTTAAATGCCTTGGTTGGGATGGGAGATTTTGGGCCAACCGATCAAGATATACTTGTAAAAGAGGAATTAACAACTCAAATTAAAGTACAGTTAGATGCTTTTAATCAATTGATAAGTGATGAGATTAGTGCGTTTAATGCAGCCTTCAATACAATGCAATTAAATTATTTATTTGTAGAGGATTAATGGAGTATTATAATTTTATAAAAGCCTTACATCTGATTTTTATTGTGACCTGGTTTGCTGGATTATTCTATATTCCTAGGTTATTTGTGTATCAAATAGAAGCCTATCATAAACCTTCTCCTGACAAAGAAATTTTGGGAGCTCAGCTTAAGCTGATGGCGAAACGCCTCTGGAATATTATTACATGGCCTTCTGCAATATTAGCAACAATTTTTGGTGTATGGTTACTAATACTAAATCCATATTTGTTCAATCAACCTTGGATGCATGTGAAGTTAACCTTTGTTGTTGTATTACTAATATACCATCTTAAAACACATGTGTATTACAAGCAACTACAGCATGATGAAGTAAAGAAAACATCAAATTTCATGAGACTTTGGAATGAAGGCGCCACTTTTATTTTATTTGCAGTTATCTTCTTGGTTATTCTAAAAAACGCGTTTAATTGGATCTTTGGAGTGATTGGGATTATAGTACTTGGCATATTAATTATGCTAGGTTTTAAAGTTTATAAAAATATGAGGAGTAAAAACCCGAATGTATAGATTGGCTTAATTATTGTTACATTCATTGAACTATAAAAGAATTGATGAGGTTAAAAAAACTGTCTTTACGAGTTCGTATATTTTTCGCTATGATTTTACTGGTGCTTATTGCATCTGTATTGATTGCTGGTGTAACAATTTATCAGTATAACGAAGAGGCCAGAGACTATCATAAAGAACGCTTAGAGCGCAAGGAAAAAGCGATTATAAGTGATATCAACTATGTGATTAAGGAAACCACTTATCCAGTAGAAACAGAGAAAGTACCCTTAATTTTTAAAGATGAAATCTATCGCATTGCAGAGATTCACAGCTTAAGGATTAATTTGTATGATATGGAGGGCTCATTACTTATAACCTCTAAAGCTAGTTTTACTAGTGATTCTTTATATCAGTGCATTGATACAGACGTATTAAATGCTATTTCGAATACAGCCGAACACAGATATGTTATTAAGAACAGAAAAAACGGAGAGACATTTCAGTCGTCTTATACCTTTATTTTGGATGCAAAATCTAAACCGTTAGCGATTTTGAACTTACCTTATTTAGAGAATGATGATTTTTTAAATAAAGAACTCAATGAGTTTCTTGAGCGTTTGGGTTATGCTTATGTGTTTATGATGCTAATTGCAATTGTATTAGCACTATTACTCTCAAAATATATTACAAGCACACTTAAAACGATAGCTGATAAAATTAATGAGACGCGTCTTGAAAAGCGCAACAAAAAAATAGATATTGCTTCCTCAAGTGAAGAGATTTCAACATTAGTGAATTCATACAATAGTATGATTGATGAATTAGAAGAGAGTGCTGTACAGCTTGCGACTAGCGAACGTGAACAAGCCTGGCGGGAAATGGCGAAACAAGTAGCGCATGAAATTAAAAACCCGTTAACGCCAATGCGCCTCAGTGTTCAGAGTTTTCAACGCAAATTTAATCCAGAGGATGAGAACATCTATCAAAAAGTAGATGAGTATAGTAATACACTCATTCAGCAGATTGACACCATGAGTTCTATTGCATCGGCTTTTTCAAATTTTGCTAAAATGCCTGCGCAACAAAATGAATCTTTGAATGTGACTAACATTGTCAAATTGGCTTTGGATATTTTTAGTGAAGATTATATTGTGTTTATATCAGAAGACGACCAAGTGATGGCAAATTTTGATCGTACACAACTTATTCGCGTAGTCACTAATTTGGTTAAAAATGGCATACAAGCTATTCCAAGTGATAAGGAAACTCCTAAAATAGAGGTCAAGGTGATGTCTGAAGGCGATATGGTAAAAATCACCGTTGAAGATAATGGTATAGGTATTACTAAAGAAAATGAAAGTAAGATTTTTGAACCAAAGTTTACAACCAAAACCAGTGGAATGGGATTGGGTCTTGCCATGGTAAAAAATATTGTGGAAACTTATAAAGGAAATATTACCTTTACATCTCAACAAGACGTTGGAACCACTTTTATAGTGACATTTCCGAAGATTTAATAAAATTACAGACAATGAGCTATCAAAATATTTTAACATCTACAACTAATGGTATTACCACCATTACTATAAACAGACCAAGTAAATTAAATGCCTTAAATAAAGCAACTATTCAAGAACTACATGAGGCCCTCAAGAATGCAAACAAGAGTAAAGCCACTAAAGTTATTATTTTAACAGGTAGTGGTGAAAAGGCTTTTGTTGCGGGAGCTGACATTAGTGAATTTGCCGATTTTGACGTTGAAAACGGTGGTAAGTTAGCGGCTAAAGGTCAGAAGTTATTATTTGATTATATTGAAAACTTATCGACTCCAGTTATTGCTGCAGTGAACGGTTTTGCTTTAGGTGGTGGCTTGGAATTAGCAATGGCCTGTCATTTTAGAATTGCTAGTACAAATGCAAAAATGGGATTACCAGAAGTTTCTCTTGGTGTGATTCCAGGTTATGGTGGTACACAGCGCTTACCACAACTCGTTGGCAAGGGTCGCGCTATGGAAATGGTCATGACAGCAGGAATGATTGATGCGAATCAAGCTTTGTCTTACGGATTAGTAAATCACGTTTCTACAGAAGAGGAGCTGATACCTCTAGTAGAAAAAATAGCTACTAAAATCATGCGTAATTCATCTGTAGCCATAAAAGGAGCTATCAAAGCCGTTAATGCAAACTTTAAAGATGGTGTGAATGGTTATAAAACTGAAATCAAACAGTTTGGGAAATGCTTTGGAACCGAAGATTTTAAAGAAGGAACAACCGCTTTCCTTGAAAAGCGTAAGGCTGATTTCCCAGGGGAATAAACCAATTAGATTTTCTGAATAAGGCACGGCACGGTCAAAACCGAAAGGTCATATTTTTGATTTGAGTTTTGTAGCTATGTTTGTGTTGATTATATCTTCTCAATAGTTTTAAATAAAAAGTAAAACGGACTGGTTAAAAGAAGGGCGGCTGCTATTATAGGACTCATCAAAATAAGTAATACTAAATATAATTTGGTCATAACTTTAAATTTATGGATTTACCCAATACATTTATCTGGTAAACCTACAATCAATAGCTTTTATATAAAACAAGAATTTTACCTAATATGTATTCAAAATTACCATACTTAAGTTGTGGTATATGTCTTTTGAAATTGCAGCCGGCAGCAATCAAAATGCTTGATCCTATTAATTTGGAGTAAAGAGACTGTATCTGTTATAAATGATCTTATTGCACAAAAAAACCCAACACTTTGGTGTTGGGTTGTATTTTGCTCCTCTTCTTGGGCTCGAACCAAGGACCCTCTGATTAACAGTCAGATGCTCTAACCAACTGAGCTAAAGAGGAGTGTTTATCGCATTAGCGAGCGCAAATATATGCTATTTTTTATATTAAAAAAAACAATTTTTTTAAAAATGTTTTTAATTTTTTTTAAATCCAATCGTTGATATTTGCAAACAACACTAAGGTAATTAATATGACGAATCCAACTAATTGTGCACGTTCTAAAAATTTCTCGCTTGGTTTTCTTCCTGAGATCATTTCAAACAATAAGAACATGACATGACCACCGTCTAATGCCGGAATAGGCAATAAGTTCAATACACCTAACATAATAGATAAGAATGCTGTGAGCATCCAAAAGGCTTGCCAACTCCATACACTAGGAAAAATGCTATATATAGCTTTAAATCCACCAACACCTTTATAAGCTCCTGTACTTGGATTAAATATTGCTTTTAGTTGTGCGCCATACTTTTGCATGGTATCTACAAAATCACGTCCACCAGCTCCCCAACTTTCACCAAAAGTGTAAGTTTGAGTGGCAATATCAAAATAACCTAATTCTGCAAAGCGATCGTCATCATAGGCTGCTTGAATACCGAACTTTCCATTCTCATCTACTTGTAATTGACGCGTAATTTTGTCATTGCCTCTTATTAAATTAACAGTCAAGGTTTCATTTTTGTAATCTGTCATTAGTGAATCTAACTGATCAAAATACATTAAATCTTTTCCATCAATCGAGGTGATTATATCTTTAGTTTTTACGTCAACGGTCTTGTTTAGTGATGAATCTGTAACAGAACCTATCATAAACGGAATTCTACGTTCGAATAAATCTCTACTTTTTGCGGAAGTAAATTGACCTAGAAAATCTTCAGGAAGTGAAATGACTTTTTCTTCACCATTACGTCTTATAGTAAAGGTTTCAGCACCAATAATATTAGAGCGCACATCATAATCATTAACCACCTTAAAATCGTTGACCTTTATTATTTTATCTCCAGTTTTAAAACCAATATCTTGAAGTAATTCGTTTTCTATCCAATACCCACCTTTCATGCTTTCCACTGTGGTGGTTTTATCACCATAAATAAAAGCCACAAATACGTAGATTAAATAAGCGAGTATAAAGTTGACGGTAACACCGCCTAGCATAATAATTAAACGCTGCCAAGCTGGTTTTGAACGAAACTCCCAAGGTTGAGGTGGTAAGGCCATTTGCTCTTTATCCATACTCTCATCAATCATTCCAGCAATTTTTACATAACCACCAAGCGGAAGCCACCCAATGCCGTAGACCGTTTCTCCTATTTTCTTTTTAAATAATGAATATTTAATGTCAAAAAAGAGGTAAAACTTTTCAACTCTGGTTTTAAATAATTTTGCTGGTATAAAATGACCTAATTCGTGTAATACGATTAGTAATGAAAGACTCAGTAAAAATTGAGATATTCTTATTACAAACTCCATGTATCGTTAATCATATAAAATTATAGTCGACAAAAGTAGTGTTTTAGCAGCATTTAGAAAACTTTAATCCATTTAATGCTTATTTTTTTAACACCGATTTAGTAATGACTCCGTTCATAGTTTCGAATTGAATAAAGACCAATCCACTAGACCAAGAAGCTGTGTCTATTTTGGAATTCCATGGCAATTGAGTAATTAATTGCCCTAAAGGACTATAAACGCGTATTTCTGAAATGGATAAGGATATAGGTTTTTCAATATGTAACACGTCAGAAGTTGGATTAGGATACAATAATAATGGGTTGTCGATTTCAAAATTTTCGGCGCCCAATAGTATACTATTGTCTCTTGAAATGATATCAGATTCTGGATCAAAAAGTATATCTTGAACAGTAAAATTTACTGTTTCAATAAAGTTTTGTTGATTAGTAGTATTGTCTAATACAATATCTAATGTTTCTCCCATTGTTCCAAGAATACGCAATGGCACAGGTGCTTCAAAGAAAGACACCGAAGCATCACTTTGTAACTGGTTTAGGGTTATAGACACTTGATTTGTATTGGGTTGATTCCAAATGACGTTATAAGTGGGATATCCTTGATTGTAGAGCCAATCGTTAAAAAATTCGGTCAAATCTTCACCAGATGAGGTTTCAACAATAGTAATAAAATCTTCTGTTTTGGCATAATCAAAAGCGTGGGTAGCTGTTCCAAGATAATCTTGTAAAGCTTGAAAAAACATAGGGTCTCCTAGTTTTTTCCGAAGCATATGCAAGACCATTGCGCCTTTATTATAGCTTAATCTACCATTAAAAATCCGACTAACATTGAGCGTATCAGTATCACTTAAATATACCGCACCGTTTGATGCAGAAGTAATAGAGTTATTGCGTTGTTGTTTCCACGTGGTAAATGCAGCATTATCATCTAAGTTTTCAATCACTAAACCAGAGAGATATGTTGCGAAGCCTTCATTAAGCCAGATGTCTTTCCAACTCCCACATGTAATTTTATTTCCAAACCATTGATGTGCCAATTCATGAGCAATGAGGTTACGATTAAAACTGCCCATAAAAGATACGGTAGTATGCTCCATACCACCTCCCCAACCAAACTGTGCATGTCCATATTTTTCACTTGCAAAAGGATATTCTTCAAATAGAGCACTAAATAGATTTATAATATCTACCGTAACAGGTGTGCTACTTTGAGCTGTTTCAAGACTTTCTGGATAGACGTAATTTACAATGTTAAAAGGATTACCATTATTTGGAACGTTATGTGAATACACTTCATAATTAGTTGCGGCAATAGCAATCAAGTAAGCTGGAATAGGATAACGATGTTTAAAATGCGTTGTTTTTTGAACTCCATTAATACTCTGACTTTGCTCAACCCCATTTGAAACTGAAACATAAGCTTCATTTGAAGCATTAAACACAGGGGTTGTCATGTATACATCAATAGAGTCGATTTTATCAATAAGATCTTGTTTGCAAGGCCACCAAGCTTTTGCACCATATGGCTCAGATAAGGTCCAAATAACTGGATCACCATTATGGGTTGTTTGTTCAAAAGAACCAAACCCTGAACTCACTGGATTGCCCGAATAACTCACTGAAAGTGAATCTAAAATACCTGCTGCTTGAGTGCTCGGAAGCGTAATGATTAATTCATCTTCGGTATTATGAGTAAAGGTGAGTGGGTTGCCGTCCTGTAAGACTTGTGATACAGTCATATTTGAAGCTAGGTCAAACGTAATAGTCGTCATGTTGCTTTTTGCCTCAAAATATGAGGTAATCGTACCCGAAATAAAGGCAACACTAGGATCGATATCTAATTCCAATCTGTGATATTTTAAATCATAATTTCCTGTATTCAAATTAGCACGATGCATAATACGTTGTAGTGCCGATTTTGCTTCAGCCTCTCGAATATTGTTGAGCGTTGTATTATAATCTTGTGAAAATGACACTGTAGAAAACAGTCCCAATACTAGGAGTAGTCGTAATTTGATAATGGTCATTTTTTCTTTTTTTTAACAATATAGCTAGATAAAAGTAGTCATTTTGTTGCTATTGTGTCGTATTTTTGCACTCGAAACTTACAATTCTAAAATAGTCAAAGACTTAATTATCAGTTTATGTTGAGATATTTAAAACAACTCAAGATATTTTTCACGGTCTTAGCAATAGTGTCTGGGATTATCATTTTTCTGATTTATTCAGTCTTAGATGTTGAGAAACCATTGCCAATATATCAGCCTAATCGCCTTGATGCGTCTCTAGTGGATAGTACTATTCAGCATAAAAAGAAATATCATACTATTGCCGATTTCAAATTGCTTAATCAAAATGGAGATACCATTACTCAAGAGGATTACAAAGATAAAATCTATGTAGCCGATTTCTTTTTTACCACATGCCAAACCATTTGTCCCATAATGACCGATCAGATGCATCGCATACAAGATGAAATTTTAGAGGATGACGAGGTGTTGTTATTATCGCATTCGGTCACACCTGAAATTGATTCTGTGGCCCAATTAAAACGATATGCTATTGAAAAAGGGGTTAATGATAAGAAGTGGAACCTGGTTACGGGAGATAGAAAACAAATCTATGACCTTGCAAGAAAATCATATTTGGTCGTTAAAGATGACAACACGGAAGACTACGGAATGGTGCATACCGAAAACTTTGCTCTCATAGATAAAAATAAGCAGATTAGAGGGTTATACAATGGGATTAGTCCAACATCAGTCGACTCATTATTACAAGATATAAAACGCTTGAAAAAGGAATATCAATAGTTTTGGTGCAACAATTTTTTTAGGCTGAATATTTCCTTTATTTTTGCTTCTTTAAAATCAATCTAAATAAGCTTGCAAGTCACTTTAGCAGATATAAAACGAGGGCAACAGGGGATCATCATAGATGTATCCTCCATTCATATTCCACTTAAACTCCTAGAAATGGGTTGTTTGCCTGGGAACAAAGTAGAACTTGTACAAATGGCTCCTTTTGCCGACCCTATGTATCTTAACATTAATGGCACCCATCTCGCCATCCGAAAAGAAACAGCCATTCACATTTTAATAGATATTTCTAATGAGTAAACAAATTAACGTTGCGCTTATTGGAAATCCGAATACGGGCAAAACGTCTGTCTTCAATGCATTAACGGGCTTGAATCAAAAAGTAGGTAATTACCCTGGTATTACTGTAGAGAAAAAGGAAGGCATATGTAAACTTCCTAGAGGTGTAAAAGCGCATATCATTGATTTGCCTGGCACCTACAGTTTAAATGCCTCCTCTTTAGACGAGAATGTCGTTATCGAACTTTTATTAAATAAAAAAGATAAAGATTTTCCTGATGTAGCTGTTGTGGTTAGTGATGTAGAAAACTTAAAACGAAATCTATTACTATTTACACAAATAAAAGACTTAGAGATTCCAGCGATATTGGTAATCAATATGTCTGATCGAATGAAATATAAGGGCATTCAGTTAGATATGCCATATTTAGAGCAACAGTTACAAACTAAAATTGCCTTAATCAGCACCAGAAAAAATAATGGTATTGACCAGCTTAAAGAGTTAATAATGAGCTATAAGGAACTATCAGTAACACCTTGTTTAAAAGCCTCTGAAATTGATGCAGATTATTTTGATAAACTGCGTAAGGCATTTCCAAACCAGTTACTTTATAAGCTGTGGTTGGTCATTACTCAAGATGTCAACTTCGGAAAAATTGATCGAAATCAAGTAGATGCAATAGATAGTTTTAAAACCAAAAGCAAAGCAGATCTCAAGCGTTTGCAGCAAAAAGAAACCATTAAACGGTATCAATTTATTAATAATACGCTTAAAAAAGGCCAAACCATTGATTTAAAAAGTGCCAAAGATTTGCGTATACGGTTAGATAGAATTCTAACACATAAGGTTTGGGGTTATTTAATTTTTGGAATTATTTTGTTAACCATTTTTCAAGCCATTTACGTTTGGTCAAGTGTTCCAATGGACTTCATAGACACTACATTTGCTTCCTTAAGTGAATGGGCTAAAAACATCATGCCTGAAGGTGCTTTTACCAATTTAATTGCAGAAGGTATTATTCCAGGGCTTGGTGGCATTGTTATATTCATTCCGCAAATTGCATTTTTGTTTCTATTCATTTCTATTTTGGAAGAAAGTGGTTATATGAGTCGTGTGGTCTTTTTAATGGACCGCATTATGCGTCGTTTTGGGTTGAGTGGCAAAAGTGTAGTGCCCTTAATTTCTGGAACCGCTTGCGCTATTCCCGCAATTATGGCTACTAGAAATATTGAAAGTTGGAAAGAACGCTTAATCACTATTTTAGTAACGCCTTTTACAACCTGTTCTGCGCGATTGCCAGTATATTTAATTATCATTTCGTTAGTCATTCCAGAAGGCTATTTTATCGGGTTGAGTTATCAAGCACTAACCTTAATGTTACTCTATCTCATTGGGTTTGGAACCGCTATTATTTCGGCTTGGATCTTAAACAAAATAATGAAGATAAAAAGCAAGACCTTTTTTGTTGTTGAAATGCCAAACTATAAAGTTCCATTGTTTAAGAATGTGGTCTTAGCCGTTTTAGAGAAAACTAAATCCTTCGTATTTGGAGCAGGTAAAATCATACTAGCTATATCTATTGTGCTTTGGTTCTTGGCATCTTACGGACCTGGAGAAGAGTTTAATAATGCAGAAGAAATTGTAAGAACAGCCTCAGCTTCCGAGAATTTATCTTCGGAAGAATTAAACCAAAAAATCGCATCTCATAAATTGGAACATTCATTTATAGGTATTGCCGGACATGCTATTGAACCGGCAATAAGACCGCTAGGATACGATTGGAAAATAGGAATTGCGATTGTCAGTTCATTTGCCGCTCGTGAAGTTTTTGTTGGAACTTTAGCCACTATTTATAGCGTTGGTAGTGATGAACAAGAGACCATAAAAAATCGAATGGCTGGAGAGGTGAATCCTATTCTTGGCGGACCATTATTTAACTTTGCAAGTGGAATATCCCTATTATTGTTTTATGCGTTTGCCATGCAATGTATGAGCACGTTGGCCATAGTTAAACGTGAAACAAATACATGGAAGTGGCCAATGCTACAGTTGACTATTATGAGCGCTTTTGCGTATATTGTAGCATTAATCGCCTACCAATTTTTAAAATAAATGAACACAGTTATCCAAAACATATTAGTAATTCTAGCGCTAGGAATAGCCGTTTGGTTCCTCTTACAAAAGTTCGGACTGCTTCCAAAAAAGAAGGCAGCACCTTCAAAGACCTGTGGACAAGATGACTGCGGGTGTCACTAAGATTATTTGGGATGAAATACGATTTCTAAATTATAGTCTTTTTCAGGGATTGGATTTCCGTTTTGAGGATATGGCGTTAAGTTTATTCCAAATATTTTAAAATCCTGAGCAACAAATATTAAGTTGTTCTCTTCAGTTACATACCCACTGGCATGAATAACCACTTCTTTGTCGGTCAGAAAAATATCGTTTTTATACACTGAAATGAGAACTTTTGCCTCACCTGCTCTGATGCACATCACATCTTTTGGACATCGAGAATCTGAAATAAGCTTTTCGAAGCTTACCTTATGCGACAGATATTCAACTTTCCCTTGAAATTTAATTATTTTGATGATGCTCAATGAATCTTTAATAAAACTTGATTGAGATGACACTTGATGTATCATTACTAAAAAGAGTAAGAACATAGTATATTTCATGAATGTGCTTTCTTATAAATATGACCGATTTTTTCAAGTGTTATATTTTCCGAATATAAGTATAAACGAATAGATTACTTAGGTATAATTACCATAGCATCAAATTTTTTTTAACTTTGTTAAGATGAGTAAATTATTTGCCATACTATTAACGTCTTTAATTCTTGTGCAAAGTCTGCATATAGATTACGATGATATTGTGCAGTTTGATGAGTTAATTGAGCATGCACAATTTCATAAAGCAGAGTATGGGGATAATTTTTTTGTGTTCATCTCTAAACACTACGGAGAGTTGAAAGCTGATCATAATCAAAAACACCAAGAAGAGGAGCAGGAGCACAAGCAGCTGCCATTTCAGTGTTCTGATCATATGCTACTTATTACGGCATTCGTTATGCAAGATTTATTTTCAGAATTAGAGGTTATAGAAATTATGGAAATAAATACGGCAAATTTTCATTACCATTCGTCGTTTTCATCACTGCATAAGAAAGGATTACTACAACCTCCCAAGCACGCATAATTTATTGAATTATTTAATGTTTTTTGTCAACTTATTTTGAAATGAGTTGTCACACAATTTATCAATGAATTATGTTATCTCATATTATAAAATTTAGCCTAAGGAATAAATTT is part of the Formosa sp. Hel1_31_208 genome and harbors:
- a CDS encoding CopD family protein, coding for MEYYNFIKALHLIFIVTWFAGLFYIPRLFVYQIEAYHKPSPDKEILGAQLKLMAKRLWNIITWPSAILATIFGVWLLILNPYLFNQPWMHVKLTFVVVLLIYHLKTHVYYKQLQHDEVKKTSNFMRLWNEGATFILFAVIFLVILKNAFNWIFGVIGIIVLGILIMLGFKVYKNMRSKNPNV
- a CDS encoding PAS domain-containing sensor histidine kinase, which gives rise to MILLVLIASVLIAGVTIYQYNEEARDYHKERLERKEKAIISDINYVIKETTYPVETEKVPLIFKDEIYRIAEIHSLRINLYDMEGSLLITSKASFTSDSLYQCIDTDVLNAISNTAEHRYVIKNRKNGETFQSSYTFILDAKSKPLAILNLPYLENDDFLNKELNEFLERLGYAYVFMMLIAIVLALLLSKYITSTLKTIADKINETRLEKRNKKIDIASSSEEISTLVNSYNSMIDELEESAVQLATSEREQAWREMAKQVAHEIKNPLTPMRLSVQSFQRKFNPEDENIYQKVDEYSNTLIQQIDTMSSIASAFSNFAKMPAQQNESLNVTNIVKLALDIFSEDYIVFISEDDQVMANFDRTQLIRVVTNLVKNGIQAIPSDKETPKIEVKVMSEGDMVKITVEDNGIGITKENESKIFEPKFTTKTSGMGLGLAMVKNIVETYKGNITFTSQQDVGTTFIVTFPKI
- a CDS encoding enoyl-CoA hydratase/isomerase family protein: MSYQNILTSTTNGITTITINRPSKLNALNKATIQELHEALKNANKSKATKVIILTGSGEKAFVAGADISEFADFDVENGGKLAAKGQKLLFDYIENLSTPVIAAVNGFALGGGLELAMACHFRIASTNAKMGLPEVSLGVIPGYGGTQRLPQLVGKGRAMEMVMTAGMIDANQALSYGLVNHVSTEEELIPLVEKIATKIMRNSSVAIKGAIKAVNANFKDGVNGYKTEIKQFGKCFGTEDFKEGTTAFLEKRKADFPGE
- the rseP gene encoding RIP metalloprotease RseP, with the translated sequence MEFVIRISQFLLSLSLLIVLHELGHFIPAKLFKTRVEKFYLFFDIKYSLFKKKIGETVYGIGWLPLGGYVKIAGMIDESMDKEQMALPPQPWEFRSKPAWQRLIIMLGGVTVNFILAYLIYVFVAFIYGDKTTTVESMKGGYWIENELLQDIGFKTGDKIIKVNDFKVVNDYDVRSNIIGAETFTIRRNGEEKVISLPEDFLGQFTSAKSRDLFERRIPFMIGSVTDSSLNKTVDVKTKDIITSIDGKDLMYFDQLDSLMTDYKNETLTVNLIRGNDKITRQLQVDENGKFGIQAAYDDDRFAELGYFDIATQTYTFGESWGAGGRDFVDTMQKYGAQLKAIFNPSTGAYKGVGGFKAIYSIFPSVWSWQAFWMLTAFLSIMLGVLNLLPIPALDGGHVMFLLFEMISGRKPSEKFLERAQLVGFVILITLVLFANINDWI
- a CDS encoding M1 family aminopeptidase encodes the protein MTIIKLRLLLVLGLFSTVSFSQDYNTTLNNIREAEAKSALQRIMHRANLNTGNYDLKYHRLELDIDPSVAFISGTITSYFEAKSNMTTITFDLASNMTVSQVLQDGNPLTFTHNTEDELIITLPSTQAAGILDSLSVSYSGNPVSSGFGSFEQTTHNGDPVIWTLSEPYGAKAWWPCKQDLIDKIDSIDVYMTTPVFNASNEAYVSVSNGVEQSQSINGVQKTTHFKHRYPIPAYLIAIAATNYEVYSHNVPNNGNPFNIVNYVYPESLETAQSSTPVTVDIINLFSALFEEYPFASEKYGHAQFGWGGGMEHTTVSFMGSFNRNLIAHELAHQWFGNKITCGSWKDIWLNEGFATYLSGLVIENLDDNAAFTTWKQQRNNSITSASNGAVYLSDTDTLNVSRIFNGRLSYNKGAMVLHMLRKKLGDPMFFQALQDYLGTATHAFDYAKTEDFITIVETSSGEDLTEFFNDWLYNQGYPTYNVIWNQPNTNQVSITLNQLQSDASVSFFEAPVPLRILGTMGETLDIVLDNTTNQQNFIETVNFTVQDILFDPESDIISRDNSILLGAENFEIDNPLLLYPNPTSDVLHIEKPISLSISEIRVYSPLGQLITQLPWNSKIDTASWSSGLVFIQFETMNGVITKSVLKK
- a CDS encoding SCO family protein → MLRYLKQLKIFFTVLAIVSGIIIFLIYSVLDVEKPLPIYQPNRLDASLVDSTIQHKKKYHTIADFKLLNQNGDTITQEDYKDKIYVADFFFTTCQTICPIMTDQMHRIQDEILEDDEVLLLSHSVTPEIDSVAQLKRYAIEKGVNDKKWNLVTGDRKQIYDLARKSYLVVKDDNTEDYGMVHTENFALIDKNKQIRGLYNGISPTSVDSLLQDIKRLKKEYQ
- a CDS encoding FeoA family protein; this translates as MQVTLADIKRGQQGIIIDVSSIHIPLKLLEMGCLPGNKVELVQMAPFADPMYLNINGTHLAIRKETAIHILIDISNE